In the genome of Hippoglossus hippoglossus isolate fHipHip1 chromosome 12, fHipHip1.pri, whole genome shotgun sequence, one region contains:
- the LOC117771641 gene encoding tubulin alpha-1C chain-like produces MPSNKTIGGGDDSFSTFFSETGAGKHVPRAVFVDLEPTVIDEVRTGSYRQLFHPEQLITGKEDAANNYARGHYTIGKEIIDLVLDRIRKLADQCTGLQGFLVFHSFGGGTGSGFTSLLMERLSVDYGKKSKLEFSIYPAPQVSTAVVEPYNAILTTHTTLEHSDCAFMVDNEAIYDICRRNLDIEHPSYTNLNRLISQIVSSITASLRFDGALNVDLTEFQTNLVPYPRIHFPMVTYAPVISAEKAYHEQLTVSEITNACFEPANQMVKCDPRHGKYMACCLLYRGDVVPKDVNAAIGTIKTKRTIQFVDWCPTGFKVGINYQPPTVVPGGDLAKVQRAVCMLSNTTAIAEAWARLDHKFDLMYAKRAFVHWYVGEGMEEGEFSEAREDMAALEKDYEEVGADSLGEDDEEEGDY; encoded by the exons ATGCCCAGCAACAAGACCattggaggaggagatgacTCCTTCAGCACCTTCTTTAGTGAGACCGGAGCTGGAAAGCACGTCCCCAGAGCTGTTTTTGTCGACCTGGAGCCCACTGTCATCG ATGAAGTACGCACTGGAAGCTACCGCCAGCTGTTCCACCCTGAGCAGCTGATCACTGGTAAAGAGGATGCTGCCAACAACTACGCCCGTGGACACTACACCATTGGCAAAGAGATCATTGACCTGGTGCTGGACAGGATCCGCAAACTG GCTGACCAGTGCACTGGTCTTCAAGGCTTCCTGGTTTTCCACAGCTTCGGAGGTGGCACCGGCTCTGGCTTCACCTCACTGCTGATGGAGCGTCTGTCCGTCGACTACGGTAAGAAGTCCAAGCTGGAGTTCTCCATCTACCCAGCCCCCCAGGTGTCCACCGCTGTGGTGGAGCCCTACAATGCCATCCTGACCACCCACACCACCCTGGAGCACTCTGACTGTGCCTTCATGGTAGATAACGAGGCCATCTACGATATCTGCCGCAGGAACCTCGATATCGAGCATCCCTCCTACACCAACCTGAACAGGCTGATCAGTCAGATTGTGTCCTCCATCACTGCTTCCCTCCGTTTCGATGGTGCCCTCAATGTTGATCTGACCGAGTTCCAGACCAACTTGGTGCCATATCCCCGTATCCACTTCCCTATGGTCACCTACGCTCCGGTCATCTCTGCTGAGAAGGCCTACCATGAGCAATTAACGGTGTCTGAGATCACAAATGCCTGCTTCgagccagccaatcagatggtGAAATGTGACCCTCGCCACGGTAAGTACATGGCCTGCTGCCTCCTGTACCGTGGAGATGTGGTGCCCAAAGATGTCAACGCTGCCATCGGCACCATCAAGACCAAACGCACCATCCAGTTTGTGGACTGGTGCCCCACTGGTTTCAAGGTCGGCATCAACTACCAGCCGCCCACTGTGGTTCCTGGTGGAGACCTGGCCAAGGTCCAGAGGGCTGTGTGCATGCTGAGCAACACCACCGCCATCGCTGAGGCCTGGGCTCGCCTTGACCACAAGTTTGATCTGATGTACGCCAAGCGTGCCTTCGTTCACTGGTATGTGGGTGAGGgtatggaggagggagagttctCTGAGGCCAGAGAGGATATGGCAGCTCTGGAGAAAGATTACGAAGAGGTCGGAGCTGATAGTTTgggagaggatgatgaggaggaaggggatTATTAA